Genomic segment of Nitrospirota bacterium:
GATAGAGAAACCATCAAACCCTCCTTCCAACCTTGCCCTTGTCGGCGTATATATATTTACTGAAAAGATACATGAGGCCATAGCCGGAACCAGACCATCCGACAGGGGAGAGCTTGAGATAACTGATGCCATTCAGGAACTTATACGTATGGGCTGTCCCGTCAAAAGCGAGATACTCGACGGCTGGTGGCTCGATACCGGTAAGAAGGACGACTTGCTCCAGGCAAACTCCATAGTCCTTGATGAATACATAAAGCGCTCCTTAAGGGGTAAAGTTGACACCAAGTCCCAGATAGCCGGCAGGGTTGATATCGCTGAAGGCACTGTCGTAAAAAACTCCAGAATCAGGGGACCCGTACGGATAGGAAAGAAGAGCATAATCGAAAACTCCTTTATCGGGCCATTTTCAAGCATTGGTGACAGGGTAAGGATATACAATTCCGTCATAGAACATTCCGTTATCCTTAACGATTCAATTTTAGAGGGAATCGAAAGGCTTGAGGACAGCCTTATCGGAAGGGGCACCAGGGTTTTACACAGCAACCAAAGGCACAAGGCACTGAGATTAATGGTTGGTGACGACTCGACGATAGAGATATAGCCATGAAATTCGAGGAAGGCTCAATAAAGGATATAATAATAAAACCCCTTAACGTCTTTACCGATCAGAGGGGATGGCTCACTGAATTATTCAGGGATGACGAGCTGCCAAAAGGGTTTCAACCTGCCATGGGTTACGTATCTGTCACACATGCAGGCGTGACAAGGGGCCCGCATGAACATATCGAACAAACAGACTACTTCTGCTTCCTTGGCCAATTCTCCCTCTACCTCTGGGATAACAGAAAAGACTCTACAACATATTTGAGGAAAATGATAATCGAGGAGACCCGGAACAGGGTGATTATCGTTCCACCGGGTGTGGTACACGCTTACAGGAATACAGCAGATGAAGACGGTCTTGTCCTTAACTTCCCTGACAAGCTTTATGCAGGCCGGGAAAAGAAGGAGAAGGTTGACGAGATAAGATTTGAAAATGATCCCAAAAGTCCTTTTCAGGTATGGAGTGTGAAATGAAGATCTTTGTGACAGGCGGATGCGGATTTATCGGCTCCAACTTCATCAGATATATTTTAAAAAAATACCCGGACTATGAAGTGGTGAATCTTGACGCCCTCACCTATGCAGGAAACAGGGAAAACCTGAGGGATATTGAAGCAGACCAGAGGTATCAATTCATCCATGGAAGGATAGAAGATACCAAAACTGTTTCAGGTGCACTGAAAGGCGCTGACCTTGTCGTTAATTTTGCAGCAGAAAGCCATGTGGACCGTTCCATCATAGACACCCAGCCCTTCCTCATGACCAATATCGTCGGCCTTCAGGCACTTATTGACAGTGTCAGAAGAGCAGGCATACAGAAATTCATCCACCTCTCCACTGACGAGGTATACGGCAGTCTGGAAACAGATGACGGCATCTTTACCGAGGAGACCCCCCTTGCCCCAAACTCCCCCTATTCTGCTTCAAAAGCTGCCGGCGACCTCCTTATACGTGCCTGCGTCAAGACTTACGGATTTCCCGCCATCATAGTCAGGCCATCAAATAATTACGGTCCCTTTCAGTACCCGGAAAAACTGATTCCACTCATGGTAACCAACCTGATGGATAAAAGACCGGTACCTGTGTATGGAAAAGGTGAAAACATCAGGGACTGGCTCTATGTTGAGGATACATGTACGGCCATAGACACGATTATGCACAGGGGAAAGGCCGGAGAGGTATATAATGTAGGCGGCGGAAGCGAGAAAAGGAATATTGAAGTGGTAAAAAAGGTGCTCTCCCTCATGGAGATGGGGCAGGAATATATAGAATTTGTTTCTGACAGGCCGGGGCATGATTACCGTTATGCCATTGACTACTCAAAACTCAGGAATGAACTCGGATGGACCCCTGAGGTTGATTTTGATATTGGCATTGAAAGGACCATCCTGTGGTATATGGAGAACCAGTGGTGGTGGAGACCGCTTAAAGAGAGGCTTTCAGATGAAAGCAAGGGATTCTGGAGTGGTCAGGGATGAGGGTCCTTGTCACCGGTGCAAACGGGATGCTTGGAAGAGACCTCATGGCCGTGCTTGAAAAAAGACACGAGGTCATATCCCTTGACCTTGAAGGACTTGATATAACAGACAGGGAGGGGACACATCACACCATCTTCTCCATCAGACCGGATATCGTGGTAAACTGTGCAGCCTACACAAACGTGGATATGGCAGAGGATGAAAAGGAGACGGCCTTCAGGGTCAACGGCCTTGGGGTACAGAATCTCGCCATTACCTGTAATGAACTGAAGATCAGGCTCTGTCATATAAGCACGGACTATGTTTTTGACGGCACAAGCACAAGACCATATACCCCCCTTGACAACACATCAGCCGTAAATGCCTACGGTGAGACCAAGCTTGCCGGAGAACGGTACATCCAGTGGCTGATGCCCGAGTTCTATATAATCAGGACAAGCTGGCTCTACGGCCAACACGGCAATAATTTTATCAGGACAATTCTGCGGCTATCCGGCGAAAGAGACGAGATAAAAGTGGTTTCCGACCAGAAAGGCTCACCTACCTGGACCGTAACCCTCTCGGAAGGCATCTTGAAGGTTATTGAATCAGAAGTCTTTGGAATACATCATATAACCGACAGGACAGCAGGGGGTATCAACTGGTATGAACTTGCCGCTGAGATTATAAGGCTTTCAGGTGCTTCCGTAAAAGTTATTCCCATATCAACAGATGAATATCCAACCCGCGCAAAACGTCCGTCATATTCAGTCCTTGATACGTTTCACACAGAAGTCTCCACAGGCTTCAGCCCCCCGGACTGGAAGACGTCACTCGAAAAATTCATTCACATCCTTAAAAACCAGTCAGATGTTTCCTCTTCCTGATAAACCAGATACTCAAACCCCTCAGGGTCCTGCAGCCTGAAGTACCGCCGCCTCTTTCCTGTATTAAAATCCTCTGTTACCCACTTCTCCATAACCTCTACTTCTATGACCCTGTCATCAACATGGAGTGTAAGAGGCCTTTCGTCCACCTTGCCGCCTGAATATGCAGAGACCCTGATTTTCCTGTCCATATAACTATTGTACCCTTTCAACCCCTAAAATGAGTTAGAGCAACCTGACGGCCGTTTCATCCCTCTTTTTCGCTAATCCCCTGTATTGACAAAGCGTTAGGCTTATGTTATTT
This window contains:
- a CDS encoding glucose-1-phosphate thymidylyltransferase — translated: MKALILSGGKGTRLRPLTHTMAKQLVPVAGKPILGYVLEHIAAAGIKSIGVIISPETGEEVKGYIGTGRKWGVKITYIPQTAPLGLAHAVKTAEDYLGRESFVMYLGDNLLSYGVADAVKRFRKEQADALIFLKEVENPKQFGVAELSADGGIKRLIEKPSNPPSNLALVGVYIFTEKIHEAIAGTRPSDRGELEITDAIQELIRMGCPVKSEILDGWWLDTGKKDDLLQANSIVLDEYIKRSLRGKVDTKSQIAGRVDIAEGTVVKNSRIRGPVRIGKKSIIENSFIGPFSSIGDRVRIYNSVIEHSVILNDSILEGIERLEDSLIGRGTRVLHSNQRHKALRLMVGDDSTIEI
- a CDS encoding dTDP-4-dehydrorhamnose 3,5-epimerase family protein, producing the protein MKFEEGSIKDIIIKPLNVFTDQRGWLTELFRDDELPKGFQPAMGYVSVTHAGVTRGPHEHIEQTDYFCFLGQFSLYLWDNRKDSTTYLRKMIIEETRNRVIIVPPGVVHAYRNTADEDGLVLNFPDKLYAGREKKEKVDEIRFENDPKSPFQVWSVK
- the rfbB gene encoding dTDP-glucose 4,6-dehydratase, with the protein product MKIFVTGGCGFIGSNFIRYILKKYPDYEVVNLDALTYAGNRENLRDIEADQRYQFIHGRIEDTKTVSGALKGADLVVNFAAESHVDRSIIDTQPFLMTNIVGLQALIDSVRRAGIQKFIHLSTDEVYGSLETDDGIFTEETPLAPNSPYSASKAAGDLLIRACVKTYGFPAIIVRPSNNYGPFQYPEKLIPLMVTNLMDKRPVPVYGKGENIRDWLYVEDTCTAIDTIMHRGKAGEVYNVGGGSEKRNIEVVKKVLSLMEMGQEYIEFVSDRPGHDYRYAIDYSKLRNELGWTPEVDFDIGIERTILWYMENQWWWRPLKERLSDESKGFWSGQG
- the rfbD gene encoding dTDP-4-dehydrorhamnose reductase; the encoded protein is MRVLVTGANGMLGRDLMAVLEKRHEVISLDLEGLDITDREGTHHTIFSIRPDIVVNCAAYTNVDMAEDEKETAFRVNGLGVQNLAITCNELKIRLCHISTDYVFDGTSTRPYTPLDNTSAVNAYGETKLAGERYIQWLMPEFYIIRTSWLYGQHGNNFIRTILRLSGERDEIKVVSDQKGSPTWTVTLSEGILKVIESEVFGIHHITDRTAGGINWYELAAEIIRLSGASVKVIPISTDEYPTRAKRPSYSVLDTFHTEVSTGFSPPDWKTSLEKFIHILKNQSDVSSS